The following coding sequences lie in one Onychomys torridus chromosome X, mOncTor1.1, whole genome shotgun sequence genomic window:
- the Cited1 gene encoding cbp/p300-interacting transactivator 1 isoform X2: protein MPTMSRPALDVKGGSTSVKEDANQEMNSLAYSNLGVKDRKAVAILHYPGVTSNGAKANGAPTTSSGSASPMGSPTATPSTKPPPFSLHPAPHLMASMQLQKLNSQYHGAAAAAATPGQPGEAGPVQNWGLGAQAQAQAQAQAQAQAQAQEQAQAQAQAQAQVGGTGSVTPPAGAQSPAIIDSDPVDEEVLMSLVVELGLDRANELPELWLGQNEFDFTADFPSGC from the exons ATGCCAACTATGTCAAGGCCTGCACTTGATGTCAAGGGTGGTAGCACCTCTGTGAAGGAG GATGCCAACCAGGAGATGAATTCTCTGGCCTACTCTAACCTCGGGGTGAAGGACCGCAAAGCAGTGGCCATCCTGCACTACCCTGGGGTCACCTCAAATGGAGCCAAAGCCAATGGGGCTCCCACCACTTCCTCTGGATCAGCATCCCCAATGGGCTCTCCTACTGCCACCCCTTCTACCAAGCCCCCACCCTTCAGCCTGcaccctgcccctcacctgatGGCCAGCATGCAGCTGCAGAAGCTTAACAGCCAGTACCATGGGGCAGCGGCTGCTGCTGCCACTCCAGGCCAACCAGGGGAGGCGGGCCCCGTGCAAAACTGGGGCCTTGGGGCACAggcccaggctcaggctcaggctcaggcacAGGCCCAGGCACAGGCACAGGAACAGGCACAGGCCCAGgcacaggcccaggcccaggtgGGAGGGACGGGATCAGTCACTCCTCCTGCTGGTGCCCAGAGCCCTGCTATCATTGATTCTGACCCAGTGGATGAGGAGGTGCTGATGTCTCTGGTGGTAGAACTCGGGCTAGACCGAGCCAATGAGCTTCCCGAGCTGTGGCTGGGGCAGAATGAGTTTGATTTCACTGCAGATTTTCCCTCTGGCTGCTGA
- the Cited1 gene encoding cbp/p300-interacting transactivator 1 isoform X1 — protein sequence MEMESTDQQLQLEASTPTSLSDFCPDSEMPTMSRPALDVKGGSTSVKEDANQEMNSLAYSNLGVKDRKAVAILHYPGVTSNGAKANGAPTTSSGSASPMGSPTATPSTKPPPFSLHPAPHLMASMQLQKLNSQYHGAAAAAATPGQPGEAGPVQNWGLGAQAQAQAQAQAQAQAQAQEQAQAQAQAQAQVGGTGSVTPPAGAQSPAIIDSDPVDEEVLMSLVVELGLDRANELPELWLGQNEFDFTADFPSGC from the exons ATGGAGATGGAGTCTACCG ACCAACAGCTCCAGCTGGAGGCATCAACTCCCACCAGTCTATCTGACTTCTGCCCAGACTCTGAAATGCCAACTATGTCAAGGCCTGCACTTGATGTCAAGGGTGGTAGCACCTCTGTGAAGGAG GATGCCAACCAGGAGATGAATTCTCTGGCCTACTCTAACCTCGGGGTGAAGGACCGCAAAGCAGTGGCCATCCTGCACTACCCTGGGGTCACCTCAAATGGAGCCAAAGCCAATGGGGCTCCCACCACTTCCTCTGGATCAGCATCCCCAATGGGCTCTCCTACTGCCACCCCTTCTACCAAGCCCCCACCCTTCAGCCTGcaccctgcccctcacctgatGGCCAGCATGCAGCTGCAGAAGCTTAACAGCCAGTACCATGGGGCAGCGGCTGCTGCTGCCACTCCAGGCCAACCAGGGGAGGCGGGCCCCGTGCAAAACTGGGGCCTTGGGGCACAggcccaggctcaggctcaggctcaggcacAGGCCCAGGCACAGGCACAGGAACAGGCACAGGCCCAGgcacaggcccaggcccaggtgGGAGGGACGGGATCAGTCACTCCTCCTGCTGGTGCCCAGAGCCCTGCTATCATTGATTCTGACCCAGTGGATGAGGAGGTGCTGATGTCTCTGGTGGTAGAACTCGGGCTAGACCGAGCCAATGAGCTTCCCGAGCTGTGGCTGGGGCAGAATGAGTTTGATTTCACTGCAGATTTTCCCTCTGGCTGCTGA